CCGGACGCTCGTGGCCCTGGCGCCGCGACCGCCAGAGGCGCGGAGCGGTGTCGGCGGAGCAGTGGCGCTGGGTGCGCGAGCAGCACCCGATCCTGGCCCGCCTCAGCACGGACGAAGATGCCCGGCTGAAGGAACTGGTGGAGCAGTTTCTGCGCCGCAAGCGGTTCGAGGTACGCGGACTGGAGGAGGACGACGCGCTCTACCGGCTGGTCGTGGCGGCGCAGGCGTGCCTGCCGATCCTGGGGCTCGGCTTCGAATGGTATCGCGGCTGGCGCACCGTGGTGCTGCTGCCGCAAGCGTTTGCCGCGGAGATGGAAGAGACCGACGACAGCGGCGTGGTGCGCGAGTGGGAGGAGGAGCTGGCCGGCGAAGCGTGGGACGAGGGCCCGGTCGTGCTGTCCTGGGAGGATGTCGAGGAATCCGGCTGGGGGCACGGCTGCAACGTGGTGATTCACGAGGCGGCCCACAAGCTCGACCTGCTC
This region of Spirochaetaceae bacterium genomic DNA includes:
- a CDS encoding zinc-dependent peptidase, whose product is MAETNPGRSWPWRRDRQRRGAVSAEQWRWVREQHPILARLSTDEDARLKELVEQFLRRKRFEVRGLEEDDALYRLVVAAQACLPILGLGFEWYRGWRTVVLLPQAFAAEMEETDDSGVVREWEEELAGEAWDEGPVVLSWEDVEESGWGHGCNVVIHEAAHKLDLLDGAMNGRPALHRDMDPDAWHRDLGSAYERICADERAGREGAVDLYAAENPAEFFAVTSELFFEQPDALHGQYPGVYRQLAAFYRQDPLQRGRRSAAH